The DNA segment GCCATCGCCGTTATTGATCCCGCCGGGCACGATAGATTGTAATATTGTGTTAGCGCTGGCCATTGATAAAAGCACTGGACTTAACATCATCAACAGTGACGACGACGGTGTGATTGCCCGCTATTTAAACGTCTATAAGGATGTTATTGATACATCACTAGAGAGCCTGCCAGTTGAATCCATTGCCATGGCTAAGTTAAGTGCAGAATTGAAACTGGCTAATCAAGATTTAACCGGTTATGTCACGGTACCAATCGCACGGGTGATTAATGTCAGCGATGCTGGTGATATCAAACTGGATAAAAAGTTTATTGCCCCTTGCTTGAGTATTGGGTCGGCGAGTCACCTAGTTGATTACTTAAATGAAGTGACGGGTATGGTCGGGCAACGCGCTGAAGCCATTGCCGCACGTTTAACCAAAGGACCAGGGCAGGGGCAGGCATCGACAGTTGCAGATTACATGATGCTGCAATTGTTAAATCGCATAGAGCCGTTGTTGATGCATCACATACAACAACGCACTCTGCATCCCGAACGCCTTTTTGAGTTGTTTATCTCGATTTCAGGTGAACTGTCAACCTTCTACGGCGAAACCAAAAGGGCTGCCAAAATGCCTGTGTATCAACACGAGCACTTGGCTGCAACGTTTGGTAGTAGCATGTCGCTGTTGACGCAAACACTGAGTGTGGTGGTCGATCATACAGCCGTTGCCTTAGTATTAACGCAGAAGAAATTTGGCATTTATGTGG comes from the Moritella yayanosii genome and includes:
- the tssK gene encoding type VI secretion system baseplate subunit TssK, with the translated sequence MSDYSKVAWSEGMFLRPQHFQQQDRYHSYVQRRLLQASGSHQWGVVDLCIDDDLLGLGRFALTDFEGIFNDGTHIKMPSQATLPSPLLIPPGTIDCNIVLALAIDKSTGLNIINSDDDGVIARYLNVYKDVIDTSLESLPVESIAMAKLSAELKLANQDLTGYVTVPIARVINVSDAGDIKLDKKFIAPCLSIGSASHLVDYLNEVTGMVGQRAEAIAARLTKGPGQGQASTVADYMMLQLLNRIEPLLMHHIQQRTLHPERLFELFISISGELSTFYGETKRAAKMPVYQHEHLAATFGSSMSLLTQTLSVVVDHTAVALVLTQKKFGIYVAQLADKSVLENSILVLAVKANMAVQDITKNLPGQIKIGPVEMIRDLVNVQLPGISVTALPVAPRQIPYHAGSFYFQLDSSSEYWHKLKNSGGIAIHLSGQFPGLAMELWSIKQ